A region of the Fulvia fulva chromosome 7, complete sequence genome:
TCAGTGAGTCTTGCATCCATATCAAGCACAACAAGACGCCCTCTTCGAGACGCCTCGAATCCTCCCACCACCTCTGTCTTGCCTCTCGTGACGTGTTCCTAGCGTTTTGAGCCTGCGGAAACGAGATGCGGACTTGGAAGCCTTTCCGTGCATTGAGAAACAGGTGGCTCACGGAGGCAGAATGATAGCTGTAGACGCGGGTGTGCTCGATCCGAAGGTTTGGTTTTCTGGCCTGACTTGGATCCTCAAGTATGCTTTTCATCAGGCTACCTAGAGCATCCTTCAGCTCACCAAAAGTGTCATGCCGAAGCAAGCGGAACTGGGTGTCGATATGTCTCTCAAGCTTGCTGGTGAGAAAATGGAGCTGATCAGGATCGGTCGATGGTAGGAATTCTCGCGTTTCGCTCAAGATTTCAgctcgtgtaggaaatatGTTGATGTCATTGATATCAGCCTTGTCGTTGTCGTGGCGGTCGCCTGGTTTGATTATGTCTCGAGGATAACTTGACTGAAAAGCAGTGGATCCAGCGTCTTCGGTACCACTTTCTGTTGTAAGTAAATCCGATGCCCTAGCAACTGACGCACGTAAATCTCCAACACGCCTGATGATCATGTTTGACGTGAACTTTGACTGGTCTTCCGGCATAGGCTGTGCTGCGTTCTCTAGCGAGAAGATGAGGTCGCCGATGTTGTCGTTGAACCTGACCCGAGACTCTCGTCGCAACAGTTCAGAGAGTGCAGTAGTAAGTGCCAGGAGGGAGGCGTCGATGTCATTTGAGTCAACGATCCGGGGCTCTTCCATGCGAGCAGCAACCAGGGTCTCGCATAGGTGCTGAAAGAATGGTACCGCTCGATTACCATTCGGCCCAGCCATGAAAGTGTATAGACTTCCGACGTATGTGTCGACGGATAAACAGTTGAGCATGGCTGTGTGCGTCATGACGAGCAGAAACACACGCGATGTCTCGATAAGCTCTTCATATCGTCCTGGCTGTGCGCGTCTGCTCATGAGAGCTCTGATGTGGGTGTGCCCATTGTACTCTTCGTTGTCGTCAAGGTCTTTGGGCAGATTTTGTTTCCAGTCCCGATCGCTGCTGTCCACTGCAACGAGATCGTTAGTATCAGTAGGATGCGAAGCGACGAGTAGGGCGGAAAACACTTACGGATGTCCAGCGCTCCAGTCCAGAAATTTTGCATATCGTGTACGCTCAGCAGATCAGCCTGTCTGCGAAGAAGCCGTCTCCACTCATTATAGCTGCTTCTCGCATCTCGTTGCTCCTGGGATTCTTCGGCTCTTTTGCTAAGTTTGGCTGCTATACGGTCTCCGTTGTTGGTTGGCCTCAGGTCGTGAGAGAACCTGCACTGGTCTCCAAAGGTGCCTTTATTTCATGCTTATTGTCAGAATACGGGATACAGACAGATGTATTTTGCGCGACCTACACATCCCACGTTGATAGCTGTGGCAGACTCCACGAGTCCACCCTGCTGCACCCGATACACCACGACTTCTTCCGTTGCCACGACCTCTGCCACGGCCACGGTGCCAGTTGCGAGAGTCTGCCATCGTGGTGTGGGTAAGATTCCAGTTTGCCCAACAATGATCAGAATGTTTAGATGAATGGCCATTTGAGCTCCTGCACGAGCTAGAGCTCTTTATCAATTACCATCACAAGCTGATTCGCAATATGCCAATACCATACTGAATGCATGTCCTGGCTTACTCTATAGCTCAATGCTTGTCGCACAGATAACCTTGTTACGCTGCGTGGCTGATGTTTCTGGTTGGCTCAGAAGCGTCTGAGCTTTGTCCGTACGGACTTTTAGGGCCCGGTTCGTCGGGATCGCTGCGTTTAAGATGTGCTTCGAGGCTGCGGGTATGCATATTTTCAAATCCGTGGGAGCAAGTCCAAAAGCCCTTGGGCAGCATCGCTGGAGAAGGAGCTTACCTTATCTCCGAGTATAGTTGTAACATTGGTCGAGCATGAGTTAGTCGCACGAGGAACCTTTAGGGAGGGCGGAAGATGTTGTCTTTGAGCTGGGGAGGTATTTCATCTTCGATTGTCTGAGAGGGCTGTCGTTGCCATGTTGGGAAGGGCACTGAGAGGCGGCGGAGAATGGACATTGTGGTTCCTGCTGTTCAATGAGGTCCAGCATGTCCTTCGTACCTATTGCGTGAGCCAGGTGTGTACTTCCTACCTATGTCGCGACCCAGGGCGTCGATTGAGTCACTGTATTCGTTCCGCTGCGTGCTATGGCCAACAACAAGGTGTCTGCGCAAAGCATTGAGGCTCGAAGCTTGGCATGAGGTCAGTAGGCTCAATGGGGCAGGAGGCAGTGACAGGTCGATCTCAGCCCCATTCAGCACAGTGTGTGCCATTGTCGTGAGAACTGTTCAGAAGCAGAGATGTGCTCGCAAGTAGATAATTACCCAACGCAACCGATGTGCGGCAACGAGTGAAGTGTCGTCAGCGAAGCGCCAAGCCAAGCAGAGGATCGATCCTGTCGTGCTGTCAGCACCGACGACCTCGGCGATCAAGTGCAGTTGCGCTGCTATACATATATGCCAGCAGAGAAGGAGCAACCGCTGCCAAAAGCTCTAGTGATCGGTTGGTCAGTATGGATAATCCTCCTAATCACACCGCAAGGAGCGGGAACGCAGCAGACGATGCGTCGCCGGACACAGAGTCTCGCGCCTTAGAAGCTCTGCAAGAGGACAACAGCCACTCCCTTCCACCTCACGATCGCGGCAAGGCGGCCTGGAAGCTCTTGTTCGCAGCATTCATATTCGAAGCGTTGCTTTGGGGTACGCCATGTTAGCCATCACTGCTTCAGATACAGACTGACAGGCTGCAATAGGCTTCCCTCTGTCCTTCGGCGTCTTCCAAGAGTACTACTCGCGACTGCCTCAGTTTCAAGATAACCCATTCATATCCGTGGTCGGCACCGCAGCTTCCGGCATTTCGTACATGGCAGCTCCGATCGCGATACCGGCCACGAAGAAGTATGCCAAGTATCGGCGATATATGATCTGGGTGGGCTGTATGTTGAGCGGTCCCAGTGCTGGGAGACACCAACTAATGCGTTCCGTAGGGTCCATTTGAATCATAGCTCTCGTAGCAGGATCTTTCGCATCCTCACTCGGCACTTTGATACTGACGCAAGGCGTTCTGTATGGTACCGGCTTCGTGATCTTCTACTACCCAATCTTGAGCATGGTGAACGAGTTCTGGATCGACCGCCGAGGTTTCGCATACGGCATCTTGTGCAGCGCTTCAGGTGTGTCTGGCGCAGTAATGCCCTTCGTTTTGGCTGCGATGCTAGGTGAATATGGCTACGCGACCACGCTGAGAGCAGTTGCGATTGCGCTTCTTGTGCTTACTGGGCCCTTGATACCATTGCTGAGAGGTCGCTTGCCAGAATCGACCGTCGTCGGCGCGAGCGGAAGAACAGACTGGTCATTCCTCAGTGGATCGCTCTTCTGGGTGTACAGCATTTCCAACATCGCGATGGGGCTTGGATACTTCTTCCCCGCGCTGTATTTGCCGTCATATGCCAGCTCGAATCTCATGAGCGCCACCCAGGGTGCCGCACTGCTTTCGGCGATGAGCGTTGCACAAGTCTTTGGCCAGATCAGCTTCGGATATCTTTCGGATCGCAAGATGCCCATCAGCTTGCTCGCTGCATTGACCACGTTCACAGCATCTGTGGCAGTTTTCACGAGCTGGGGCCTGGCGCATACTTTCGGGCTTCTCCTACTGTTTGCTATCATCTACGGCTTCTTCGCGGCTGGCTATACTGCCATGTGGGGCAGAATGGGTACTGCAGTCAGTAGTGATCCTGCAGCATCCTTTGCAGCCTTTGGTCTTCCCAACTTTGGCAAGGGTGTTGGCAATGTTCTTGCTGGGCCTATCAGCGGAGCTCTCATATCTGGCGCGACCAACGTGAATGGTTATGGTTCGTCAAGATACAAAGCCGCTGTGATCTTCACGGGATCATGCATGCTATTCAGCGGCATAGTCGCGACGCTTGACCTCATGAGGCCAATCGGAAGAGCCATGAAAAGCGTGTGTGCATAGCAGCGGCCGAATGTCGTAGTTAGATGTGGGATTTCAGGCGCCGGCCGGCTGATGTAACATGAAAGTGAAATCCCAGCAAAGCCATATGCCTCCCTGAGATTTGGATTTTCGCCACCGGAACACGTTCAACGCCTGTCGTCTCACGCCAGGAGGCATCCCAGTTATTTCGGTGATCATCTGGACTTCAGCATGGCCAGTCTCTTCATGAAGATCCGTGGTGGCACCAATGTAGTCCAGATGGAACTCAGGAAACTTGCTTACCACTTCGTATCTGGCAGCACTATGAGTATACCTTTCAAAGGAGATGGGTGGAAAAAGCACAGAGGCTTACCTGCTTCTCAGCAATCCTTCAACAGAGTTGTTGGAGCGCTGTCCGGGTGCCGCGGCAGTGAAGTTGGTCGCAAAGTAACCCCTGAGATCAGCACACACGAAGTCACGGGTGTTCATTCTGTCCAGGAAGCGCCAGCAGAATGCCTCCAGCTCGGAAGAGATGGATTTCGATGTGGTGATGCTGTCGTCGTCGGTGACGTCCGTGGCTGGAGTGGCTGTGCTAGCGGGTGAAGGTCCACTGGACGAAGCGCTTTCGCAATAGGTCAGCGCAGATACAGAACGAGCAGCGATGGCAGAGCCTACGACATGATGAGCGCCTTACCGCTGGGAGGCATAGTTCATCGAAGCTTCCTGCTCTCCCGTCCTGCGGCGTTTCTCGCTAGTGCGAGATCATGCAGGTGGAAGCGATTTGACGTGCTCAATGGTCAGTTCGGGGTTGAGGAGGTATTCGCGAGTATGTGTGACAAGACCAGGATGATGCTGGATTGAACGTGAAAGATGAGGTTCTGGAGATGACGGGCGGCATCGGCGGGTTTACTCCGCCGAGGGCCGTAGCATTGAATCCTTCCAATACTGTACAGCGTCCAAAGGGCCAAAGCCCGAGGCAATATATATTGCTCAGCTTGTACAGCTCCGTTATTGATGCTATTTCGCTCAATCATGTGGCACTGCTGGTATCGATAACGACCACTCTGCCTGCTGGCGCCAAGACAGCTCAGTCAGGTCATAAGGCCTGGTTAATGGATGGACGGCCGAGGTGCTGGAGGAACACTGCTCGTGTTCTTTACGGCAATGGAGATCACGCTGCCGAGTGTGATAGCTGCCTTGACGATGCGATATCGTGCAGGATGTCACTGCTCGTGTCGTCCTTTGGAGAACGTGGCTGTATTATAGTGGCCAGGATGCCTCCTTGCGTTCGGATACCTGATAGGCATATCTTGCTTGTGCATATACTGCTTTTGGCATTGAAATGGTTCTTATCAAGGCACCATGCAGCCTTGTGTGAGATGATTGTACATCTTCAGCGTCTCAGTTCGCACGTGAGAGCTGGCTCGGGTCAAGCTGGCAGATGGTCTGATCGGCTTCGATAATGTCTGCATGCCCATCACTCGATCGGGCGTGAGGGCCAGCTCGTAGATGTGATTACGAAGCTCAGCTGGCAGGTCCATCAGTCGAAATGCCCCGTCGTGCTGGGCGCTCGGCGAGTGACGCTGCGGTCGCGGGAGGCAGAGGATGCTATGGAGGTCGTAGGACATGGTGGTTGTTGGAGCAAGTAAAGTAGTGTTGCACACGATGAACGTCGCACTTCTGCGTAGATTTGTACGTATACGAGTACTTGTGCTATGGACTACCTCCAATATCAGGCGGACCGCCATTGAGGTCCACCGAATGACATAATCTGACACACGTGACATTCGGGCGGAGCCTCTGGCGAAGCGCCTAAGGCCATATAGCGCCTATCGGCCATCCGCGTTATTACCAGCACCACAACCAGCGTGTTGTATAGTTTGTATCTCAGCACTAACACTAGACATCGCAAAAGTGAGAAAAACGCTCCTAGATTTAATAGTTATAGAACTACAAGTTGCGATTTTGTATATAGCGAATACGTAAGAAATGCGATCACGGTTAATTGCGCAGTAGAGTTGCACCCTCTCCAACCTCTAAGTGTCCGTTTATTTATTAGTGAATGCGTCGTGGTGTTGTAGAAAGTTGGTGTTCTATATGCGACAATCCGGCTCTTTAGTGCGGACAGCTTTTAGACCCCACTACCCGTAGCAAGCCACTCAAATCTTTGACACCTAAGGCATTCGATCTAATAAGGTTAGCGTCAAAAGTTTGGTGGCCTTGCCCGCGGTCTGATGTGGGAGATAGGCTATGGACAGCTGACGGAAGAGGTTGGAGAGGTTGCGTGTGCCGTGTGCCTGGATCGCCAGGGGTGGCTGCAGCGATGTGTCAAGTCAGCCAAGCCTCGGACAACTGCCTTCATCGTCATCTTTTTGTTTACATGTATCTTTCAGTAGTAACGCGAAGTAAGAGTCGACGACACGAGTTCCCTCATGTGACACTGAACAGCTGCGGCCCTTGCCGATCCTCCACCTGCAAGCATCGATCTGGCCTGAGCTTGCTATTGAGCGGTGCGGTGCACTGCTCCTTTGGGGAATGCGAATGACGTCGTCACCTATAACACGAGCAAGACGACACGAAGCTGCTGTTCTACGCGAGGTGCCTGCTGTCTTGTCTGTTCGCTCAGCCCATGCGCAGGTGGTGGCTAGAACTAGCGAACGGTGCACGCATGCCTACTACATCTATCTCGATACAGAACAACCACAACGTCATGACGCCGAAGGACGCTGTCGCAGAAAGTCAATGTCTGCCCAACACGCCACCCGAGCTGCAGGCGCAACTGCTTGATGCCCCTGGCCACCGAATCAGCTTGTTCCTGTTTGCTGTTCGACCAATGGCGAATTGGAGCAAGTCTCCTCGAGCATACTCCGCTCATCTCACAATGATGTCCCTGCGTTAGCTCAATCCTCCATACAACAGGTCGACCATTGCCTTCACCTGTGCTATTAGCTCCGGCAGTAGACATTAACGTCGTTACCTCGCGACTGGCTCGTGGCGCACGCGGCTTGAAACTAACGACGCCTTTCAATATATTCAAAGACACCAAGCGAACTCGTTGGCCTGGTCCCCGACTCCATTTGATACGGATGCTACAGACGACCAACCTGATTGGGATACTGTGCAGAGGTGAAGTAGTGTTACGCTCGTAGGCCATGCGGCGCCACGACGAAACCCAGGAGGCTGCAAGTTGTTCGGCCATGTTGATATAATCCCCCACACGCTCCACAAAGCATGTCTGTTGCAACTACGCCATTACACCGAACCGATGGAGGCCGCTGTGAAATCAAGCAATAACAGCAACAGGCTCTTCCACAAGATTGGCAAGCGTCTTCGTCCTACGAGATCCGGGGAGCTTCTATCTGGCGTTCCAACGCCCACAGCCGATGACAGTCCAGTTTCGCCCGCGCTGAAAGACTTACCAGCTTATACACCAGTGCCAGTTCCAGAAAGAAAATCAAGTGCTAAGCGGGAAGCCACGGACCCAGAACAGCAGACTCAACCGCTTGTTCCACGTTCAGATAATCCCAACGACAGGCCTTTCAGACACAACTTCAGCTCTCAAGACGCAGACGACATTTCACTGGGTCTGTCAGGCTTCGACGACGATCTACTGAGACCAGCGTCTCCCGTCTCGCCCATGGGTCCCCGCGCAGCGCCAGGCACTGCAATGACTGAAGATAGCGTCACACTTCCGCACAGGGGAGGTTATGGTGTTCAACACGCTCTTTTCCCTCGGCCAACTATCACCCCCTACCCGGACAGCCACAATGTTATCAGACAGCCCACGCCGGTGCAAGAACATCAACAGCCACGAGGACGAACCAGGAATCAAGCTCTACAGCCACCGGCACCGGTGTCAAAACCTCCAACCCCTgctccttcttcttcttctcccaAATCTTCGTCTGCCAAGGATTCAATGGACGAGTCTTATCAACACCTGGCGCCCAAAGTCCTCTCACCCCCAGAGTCGATCAAAGACTACGCAGGCCCCGAGAAACTGGGCTCTGCCGCCCTAGCACAGCTGCAGGTTCCTTCTGCAGATAAGAGTGACTGTCTCGAGACGGAGCTGAGTTACGAAGATGATCCCAACTCCTGGGACATCATCAAGCCCAATCAGAGATCTGAGCAGCAATGGGACAAAGATCTTTACTCTCTTGAGAAGCGCGCAGAGCAGTTGTACAGCGCAGAACATTTGCATCTGATACTTGAGGTAAGTTGGTCAAAGTGTACGCAACTACTGAGCGTATGACTGACATTTATCAGGACGCCGATTTCCACGCCAAGTTTGCAGCATTCCTCCACAAATATCGACCGTGGAGAGCACCACTGCTGTCATACTATCTCGATGCCTGCAAAGCCTTGAAAGCACTCCAATACACCAATGCACTGACCGAAATGCTTGCGAAACGAACGACTGTATACGGCAACACATTCCAGCCACCGATCACACCTCCTGGTACCGCAGCCAACAACCAGCTCAAGGATGCAGCTCAGCGCGCTTTCGATGCACTTCTCAGCGAGGATCTTCACTGGTATATTGCACACACGTACATCGGCATAGTGTGCTCAGTCATGCGAAGTCGTGTCACCGGGAATCTTCCAGCGCCACTCCGCGAAGCAAGTCATGGCCTCGCAGAAGTGTTCTGTATCACTGATCCAACACGCAGGGACAACCCGATCGTGCTTGCTTCTCCAGCATTCACTCGTCACTCTGGCTGTAACATGGACTACATTCTTGGCCGAAATTGTCGATTCATGCAGGGTCCAGGATCAACAGTGGACTCGTGTCGACGTTTTGCGGTGTCGATGGAGAAAGGGGTTGATCACTCTGAGATCTTCGTGAACTATAGACGAGATGGCAGCCCGTTCTTGAGCTTGGTCATGAATGCACTGCTCACAGACAGGTATGTTGACCCGAAAGAACGTACAGACGCACAGCCATGACACTGACATCCTCTAGCCATGGTAACATTCGATACTACCTCGGCGCCCAGGTCGACGTATCCGGCTTGTTGAAGAACTGCACCGGTCTAGACAGTCTGACCCGACTAGTTGAGAAACAAGCCGTCGAAGCTCGCACAGGCAACGACCGACGTACCGGTAAAAGCGCAGATGAAGCCATGAGGCAATTAAGCCAGATGCTCAACGGTAATGAACTTGACATCGTCAGCGAGCATGGTGGGCTTTTGCAGAAAGACAGCAAGCTGCGTGACATCCAGGAGCAGAAGACCGCCACCCTCCAGCACGCAAACACTGGCAGACTGCCAAGCGGACCGCCTCGTGTGCTCATCGCCGACGGCTCATCCTCTGATGAGTCGGACCGCGAACCCGAGGAGCCTGAGATTGAGCAGTTCCCGATACCCGTGGAGCGTCTTGACGCAGGCCTTCCTGCACCTGAAATTAACCTCTCAGGCGTGTACAAATACGTAAGTCTCACACTCGCCGCTCACTACCTCATACTGACTCGACCAGTACCTCCTCGTCCGCCCAGCACCATCCCTCCGCGTCCTCTTCGCATCCCCAACCCTCCGCTTCCCTGGCGTAATCCAATCCCACTTCCTGCACCGCATCGGCAGCTCCAAGATGCGAAACTCCCTCAACGGCGCGTTccaagaagcaaaagtcaTCACCGCCAAGGTCAAATGGCTCAAGTCTCCCAAGCAGGACGGCGATAACGAGACCGGTGATCTACACGGACCCACCGAAACCAGATGGATCCATTGCACGCCGCTGATGCATCATACTGTAAGTCGTCCTTCCTCCATCTTAGTGAACATCTTTGCTGACGCCGTTAACAGGGCGCCGTCGGATTATGGATGATCGTCGTCGTCATGCCGAGCGAGAAAGACGAGGACCACCACCACAACCTCAATTCAAAGGCGAGTAGAGGCCTCAACCATCAGACGTCGTATCAGAGTGAGTCGCAGTCGCAGTCGCAGTCTGGACAGGTACGGCAGGATAGAGTGCCGAGTCGAATGGTGTCGTACCAGAGCGAGGGCAGCTCGAGCCGGCGAGATGGGATGAAAATGAGATAGGGTGGCTTTTTGCGTGTGATGGCTACACAGACAAATTTCCTTGTATGATATGGTGGGAGGAGGTGGTGTGTGTTACTATGTTCTATACCCCCGAGACGGAGGCTTTTTGTGTATCTTAGCTTATTGCCTATATGCTGATGTAACTTGTAGCTTTGCGAGATCGTTCTGAGTGGGTGGGCATGTGATGCCAAGGCCGGTGACTTTGCCGCCGTGGCAGATGGCATCAATACAGCGTATCAACCATGTACATGACAATCAAGATCGCCCCTGTACTTTCTCCCCATCTGATTGCGCCGGACATCTTCATATACTAGGCAGCCCATCTCTACCTTCAACCTATAAACGTCTTCGAAGTCCTCACCTTAAACCGCCCCCTCAACTTCTGTAACGTGCCCTCGTCCGTAGCAGCATTGATCCCCTCCTTCACCATACGCCTTCTCTCTGCCCTCCGTCTCTCCACAAGACCTTGACTAACACCGCCAAACCCACCCCGCCTCTTAAAGCATAGATCCATCAACCCGTTGATATCAAGCATGCTGCGTGGTATCGTCTGCACAACCTGGAACACCTCCATGGGATCCGTCACTTTCAAGATCTGGGGTTCGCCGAACTTGAAGATGGCCAAGGCGATGCGGAAGAGCGTCTTACTTCCTTCGAAAAACAGACAGTCCCATACTCGGAGGACGCTCTCGATGGGCAGTGTGCCGACGAAGAGCGACATGAACCATGCTGTGGTAGCCAGACTCACAGTTGGCAGTCGTAATGCGCCACCGATTGGGTTTAGTGCTGCGCCAACGCCCATGCCGCCTTGGTCGTCAAGCTTAGCCCAGACTCCGGTTAGTGAGTCTTTGACACACGACATGAGCACAGCGATGTCGATGTTCGCGCCTTCGAGCGCTATACCGTGGGTGCCAGGCAGATGCAGAGACGTGACAATGTTGAGCAGCACAAAGGCCTTTTCCTCGTCTTCGTCGAGAAATAGTAAGAGCAAGCCAGCGATGAAGTTCAAGGATTGGCAGTAGCCGATTTGCGGGTTGTGTACCGCGAACGCTTGTAGCAGTCGTCGTAACGCCTTGAGAATTGGAGTTTCGAGTTCCTTCGTCTGTCGTTTCGTCTTCTTATCGTCGCCACCCCCAGCACCCGCCTGTGCATCGTGTAAACTGGACGGATCGGGCTTGAACCGGATGTTGTCCGGAAATGTGCGATTGAGATCCCGCTCAATATGTTCGCGATCATTGTCGCTTAGCTCGCCTTCTTCCACTCTTACTAACAGCTCGGCATACAGTCCCGGTTCTTTCGCCAGCTTTCCAGGCCCTCCAGCATACCAGAACCATGCGGCACCACGAAACTCCGGCGGAATACCTTTCCGTACATAGCGCTTGATCTTGTCGCCCTTTGCTGGGAATCTCTGCGCAGGTGAAGTAGCCAGTCCGAACGAGTCCAGCAACGCATGCCACTTCTTTGACCGCCTCTCTATGTGCTTTGTGTATGTTCTATCCCAGGCGTCGTATTGCTCCAGAGTAACATGATGCGTCACTTTTTTAAAGCCGTACCTGTCGCGAGGCACGGCGTCCGATGCAGGCGCCAGTCCTGGAGTCGGTGGCGCAACATGTTCATTGCTCACAATCTGCGTAGACGTCCT
Encoded here:
- a CDS encoding MFS-type transporter pynF, yielding MDNPPNHTARSGNAADDASPDTESRALEALQEDNSHSLPPHDRGKAAWKLLFAAFIFEALLWGFPLSFGVFQEYYSRLPQFQDNPFISVVGTAASGISYMAAPIAIPATKKYAKYRRYMIWVGCMLSALVAGSFASSLGTLILTQGVLYGTGFVIFYYPILSMVNEFWIDRRGFAYGILCSASGVSGAVMPFVLAAMLGEYGYATTLRAVAIALLVLTGPLIPLLRGRLPESTVVGASGRTDWSFLSGSLFWVYSISNIAMGLGYFFPALYLPSYASSNLMSATQGAALLSAMSVAQVFGQISFGYLSDRKMPISLLAALTTFTASVAVFTSWGLAHTFGLLLLFAIIYGFFAAGYTAMWGRMGTAVSSDPAASFAAFGLPNFGKGVGNVLAGPISGALISGATNVNGYGSSRYKAAVIFTGSCMLFSGIVATLDLMRPIGRAMKSVCA
- a CDS encoding Phototropin gives rise to the protein MEAAVKSSNNSNRLFHKIGKRLRPTRSGELLSGVPTPTADDSPVSPALKDLPAYTPVPVPERKSSAKREATDPEQQTQPLVPRSDNPNDRPFRHNFSSQDADDISLGLSGFDDDLLRPASPVSPMGPRAAPGTAMTEDSVTLPHRGGYGVQHALFPRPTITPYPDSHNVIRQPTPVQEHQQPRGRTRNQALQPPAPVSKPPTPAPSSSSPKSSSAKDSMDESYQHLAPKVLSPPESIKDYAGPEKLGSAALAQLQVPSADKSDCLETELSYEDDPNSWDIIKPNQRSEQQWDKDLYSLEKRAEQLYSAEHLHLILEDADFHAKFAAFLHKYRPWRAPLLSYYLDACKALKALQYTNALTEMLAKRTTVYGNTFQPPITPPGTAANNQLKDAAQRAFDALLSEDLHWYIAHTYIGIVCSVMRSRVTGNLPAPLREASHGLAEVFCITDPTRRDNPIVLASPAFTRHSGCNMDYILGRNCRFMQGPGSTVDSCRRFAVSMEKGVDHSEIFVNYRRDGSPFLSLVMNALLTDSHGNIRYYLGAQVDVSGLLKNCTGLDSLTRLVEKQAVEARTGNDRRTGKSADEAMRQLSQMLNGNELDIVSEHGGLLQKDSKLRDIQEQKTATLQHANTGRLPSGPPRVLIADGSSSDESDREPEEPEIEQFPIPVERLDAGLPAPEINLSGVYKYYLLVRPAPSLRVLFASPTLRFPGVIQSHFLHRIGSSKMRNSLNGAFQEAKVITAKVKWLKSPKQDGDNETGDLHGPTETRWIHCTPLMHHTGAVGLWMIVVVMPSEKDEDHHHNLNSKASRGLNHQTSYQSESQSQSQSGQVRQDRVPSRMVSYQSEGSSSRRDGMKMR
- a CDS encoding GTPase-activating protein gyp3 translates to MHIAEQQRGWRREDRLSVAEAIKEAMDTSTVTRSKSASRSTRRPSVETPRDLPAPEPHLPLRKASAHGRLQSRKGSAPQPLFAPTQHQHQRRVRGFHPVPVQPPVPSVLDVQASSEHAFAGREPRRQHPKAAGVLENQTVLQHAHLRDTTYYEREANRPPPSPLQQRPSSERVPQTSPNEKSTTLKGSRSVGNGLRSLKSRISSKHGDPNGRLTPDSFTGKPRIPMSDEVRDSFKSALTNHSSVGPSSSVNTTRTSVSSLPDSFVKVTREDYDEGNDYSDVEDIMGMYETGFSSVPGSAKNSLDIRSIRAVDPSGRLTPEVHSIRSLQLERPVSQPQVLPPSQLSQVTSQPTSPTTSPTKRRPNAAHRRSQSASVLILNVPRTTKPGTSPSPSLTAPTQDSPEGRTSTQIVSNEHVAPPTPGLAPASDAVPRDRYGFKKVTHHVTLEQYDAWDRTYTKHIERRSKKWHALLDSFGLATSPAQRFPAKGDKIKRYVRKGIPPEFRGAAWFWYAGGPGKLAKEPGLYAELLVRVEEGELSDNDREHIERDLNRTFPDNIRFKPDPSSLHDAQAGAGGGDDKKTKRQTKELETPILKALRRLLQAFAVHNPQIGYCQSLNFIAGLLLLFLDEDEEKAFVLLNIVTSLHLPGTHGIALEGANIDIAVLMSCVKDSLTGVWAKLDDQGGMGVGAALNPIGGALRLPTVSLATTAWFMSLFVGTLPIESVLRVWDCLFFEGSKTLFRIALAIFKFGEPQILKVTDPMEVFQVVQTIPRSMLDINGLMDLCFKRRGGFGGVSQGLVERRRAERRRMVKEGINAATDEGTLQKLRGRFKVRTSKTFIG